A window of the Mesotoga prima MesG1.Ag.4.2 genome harbors these coding sequences:
- the gmd gene encoding GDP-mannose 4,6-dehydratase, with product MKKHALITGITGQDGSYLAELLLDKGYEIHGIIRRSSSFNTKRIDHLYKDPHERDVNLFLHYGDLTDSTNLIRLIQEIQPDEIYNLAAQSHVKVSFETAEYTANSDGLGTLRLLEAIHFLGLEKKTKFYQASTSELYGKVQETPQKETTPFYPRSPYAAAKLYAYWITVNYREAYGIFGSNGILFNHESPRRGETFVTRKITRAASRISHGLQDRLYLGNMDAKRDWGYAPDYVKAMWLMLQQEEPGDFVIATGETHTVREFVELSFKEAGIDIHWSGTGVEEKGINSKTGKIVVEVDPDYFRPTEVELLLGDPTKARDKLGWQPEVKFKELVEIMMKADLEAAKYEKYKKQYNG from the coding sequence ATGAAGAAACACGCCTTAATCACGGGTATTACCGGCCAAGATGGATCTTATCTTGCAGAATTGTTGTTGGATAAGGGTTATGAAATTCATGGAATAATAAGGAGATCAAGCAGTTTCAATACGAAGAGAATTGATCATCTATACAAGGATCCTCATGAAAGAGATGTCAATCTCTTTCTTCATTATGGAGACTTGACGGATTCAACTAATCTGATCAGACTCATTCAAGAGATACAACCTGATGAAATATATAACCTCGCTGCCCAGAGTCATGTCAAGGTCTCTTTTGAGACGGCAGAATACACCGCTAATTCAGACGGATTAGGGACTCTCAGACTGCTGGAAGCGATACACTTTCTCGGACTCGAGAAGAAGACCAAGTTCTATCAGGCATCTACAAGTGAGCTTTACGGGAAAGTGCAAGAAACTCCTCAGAAAGAGACAACGCCATTCTACCCTAGAAGTCCATATGCAGCGGCCAAACTATACGCTTACTGGATAACAGTTAACTACAGAGAAGCCTATGGGATCTTTGGGAGCAATGGCATCCTCTTTAATCATGAGTCACCAAGAAGAGGAGAGACATTCGTTACCAGAAAGATCACAAGGGCAGCTTCAAGAATATCACATGGCCTTCAAGACAGGCTATATCTTGGAAACATGGACGCGAAGAGAGACTGGGGGTATGCTCCTGATTACGTGAAGGCAATGTGGCTGATGCTCCAGCAGGAAGAACCGGGAGACTTTGTCATAGCCACTGGAGAAACCCATACTGTAAGAGAATTCGTCGAACTGTCTTTCAAAGAAGCAGGAATAGATATTCATTGGAGTGGAACTGGCGTTGAAGAGAAGGGAATCAACTCAAAGACGGGAAAGATAGTCGTTGAAGTAGACCCTGATTACTTTAGGCCAACAGAAGTAGAGTTACTCCTTGGAGATCCAACCAAGGCAAGAGATAAGCTAGGTTGGCAACCTGAAGTCAAATTCAAAGAACTCGTTGAGATAATGATGAAAGCCGATCTCGAAGCCGCGAAGTATGAGAAGTATAAGAAGCAGTACAACGGATAG
- a CDS encoding four helix bundle protein: MFYKDLDVYKKSIDFVVDIYKTTESFPESEKFGLISQLRRAAVSLPSNLAEGSGRNGRKELINFLHLARGSLFEIGTQLEISHRLRFVSQENYAKLEERRATIQRMMNALISSLRKKGENND, from the coding sequence ATGTTCTACAAAGACCTAGATGTATATAAGAAAAGCATAGATTTCGTTGTTGACATATACAAGACTACCGAATCCTTTCCTGAAAGCGAGAAATTCGGTTTGATTTCACAACTAAGGAGAGCCGCAGTCTCTTTACCGTCAAATCTAGCTGAAGGCAGTGGAAGGAATGGGAGGAAAGAACTAATAAACTTCCTCCATTTAGCTAGAGGGTCATTATTTGAAATCGGGACTCAGCTTGAGATTAGTCACAGGCTGAGATTTGTGAGTCAAGAGAACTATGCTAAACTCGAAGAAAGACGTGCAACAATTCAGAGAATGATGAATGCATTAATTTCTTCTCTGAGAAAGAAGGGAGAAAATAATGACTGA
- the fcl gene encoding GDP-L-fucose synthase, with protein sequence MTEEEKGAYSSTHYSQLTTDSKIYVAGHNGLVGSAIMRKLESEGFRNIVTRTFEELDLTNQKATREFFEKERPEYVFLAAAKVGGIQANSVYPADFIYINLMIECNVIKASHEFGVKKLLFLGSSCIYPKLAPQPIKEEYLLSGYLEETNEPYALAKISGMKMCQYFNKQYGTNFISVMPTNLYGPNDNFDLNTSHVLPALIRKFHEAKVNKAPYVEIWGTGTPRREFLFVDDLADACLFLMKNYSGNDFFNVGTGEDVTIRELAELIGEVVGCKGELKFDTSKPDGTPRKLLDVTRIHEAGWRHRIGLKKGLEKTYEWFSKTYL encoded by the coding sequence ATGACTGAAGAAGAAAAGGGAGCTTATTCCTCCACGCACTACTCTCAACTCACAACCGATTCCAAGATCTACGTCGCCGGTCACAATGGGCTTGTTGGTTCGGCCATTATGAGGAAGCTAGAGTCTGAGGGTTTTAGGAACATAGTCACCAGAACCTTCGAAGAGCTTGATCTGACTAATCAAAAGGCAACACGGGAGTTCTTCGAGAAGGAGAGGCCGGAATATGTATTTCTCGCCGCGGCAAAGGTTGGAGGAATACAGGCAAACAGCGTATATCCTGCCGACTTCATATACATAAACCTCATGATCGAATGTAATGTCATAAAGGCCTCTCATGAATTCGGAGTAAAAAAGCTTCTGTTTCTCGGAAGCTCTTGTATATATCCTAAGTTGGCGCCTCAGCCGATAAAGGAAGAGTATCTTCTTTCCGGATATCTTGAAGAGACAAATGAACCTTATGCACTTGCAAAGATCTCCGGCATGAAGATGTGCCAGTACTTCAATAAGCAATACGGGACTAATTTCATAAGCGTTATGCCTACGAATCTATATGGACCAAATGATAACTTCGATCTGAACACAAGCCATGTATTACCAGCGCTGATTCGAAAGTTCCACGAAGCAAAGGTAAACAAAGCTCCTTATGTTGAAATATGGGGAACGGGTACCCCCAGGAGAGAATTTCTGTTTGTGGATGATCTGGCAGACGCCTGTCTCTTTCTCATGAAGAACTACTCGGGAAATGACTTCTTCAACGTAGGAACTGGAGAAGACGTAACAATAAGAGAACTTGCAGAGCTCATTGGAGAAGTTGTAGGATGCAAGGGTGAGTTGAAGTTCGATACTTCCAAACCAGACGGGACACCCAGGAAACTGCTCGATGTAACTAGGATTCATGAAGCTGGTTGGAGACACAGGATAGGATTGAAGAAGGGCTTAGAGAAGACTTATGAGTGGTTTAGCAAAACTTATCTTTAA
- a CDS encoding alpha-1,2-fucosyltransferase → MRVVWFGGGLGNQMFQYGLYCFLKKNNQEVKADCTQYSTTPMNNGFELERLFNLDIAHANLDVISKLTGGNRLSPRKVIWKLFRKPKVYFEEKIPFSFDPDVLKGNNRYLKGYWQNMNYLEPCAKELRDVFTFPAFSSDNNKRLADEIAKVEAVGVHFRRGDFLKSSNLGLFGGICSDQYYLRAIQTMENTVVEPVFYVFCDDPQWAKNSFSDARFTVIDWNIGSNSYRDMQLMSLCKHNIIANSTFSWWAAWLNRNPNRTVIAPERMVNRDLDFSGIFPNDWIRLQG, encoded by the coding sequence ATGCGTGTAGTTTGGTTTGGCGGAGGACTGGGTAATCAGATGTTTCAATATGGTCTCTACTGTTTTCTTAAAAAGAACAATCAGGAAGTGAAAGCTGACTGCACTCAGTACTCGACAACACCAATGAATAATGGATTTGAGCTTGAAAGACTGTTTAATTTGGATATTGCTCATGCTAATCTTGACGTCATTTCAAAGTTGACAGGTGGGAATCGACTTAGCCCCAGGAAAGTCATTTGGAAGCTATTCAGAAAACCAAAAGTGTACTTTGAAGAAAAGATCCCATTTTCTTTTGACCCCGATGTTTTGAAAGGAAACAATCGTTACTTAAAGGGCTACTGGCAGAATATGAATTATCTTGAGCCCTGTGCAAAAGAATTAAGAGATGTCTTCACTTTCCCTGCTTTCAGTTCTGACAATAATAAACGATTAGCCGACGAAATCGCTAAGGTAGAAGCCGTAGGCGTGCACTTTAGGAGAGGAGACTTTCTTAAAAGCAGCAATTTGGGATTGTTCGGTGGCATATGTAGTGATCAATACTATCTTCGAGCAATTCAAACTATGGAGAATACGGTTGTAGAACCAGTCTTTTATGTTTTTTGTGATGACCCTCAGTGGGCCAAAAATAGCTTCTCTGATGCTCGTTTCACAGTAATTGACTGGAACATAGGCTCGAATAGTTACAGAGATATGCAGCTTATGAGCCTCTGCAAACATAATATCATAGCAAATAGTACTTTCAGCTGGTGGGCAGCATGGCTCAACAGAAACCCTAACAGAACTGTAATTGCACCTGAAAGAATGGTGAACAGAGATCTGGATTTTTCTGGGATCTTTCCTAATGATTGGATCAGATTACAAGGGTGA
- a CDS encoding glycosyltransferase family 2 protein produces the protein MDKRLSTSAGVQENVAVTVVVPAYNAERFIERTLRTIIAQQGVDFEVIVVNDGSTDGTEEVVRSVLDSSQNSATFSRIIRTENSGVSSARNMGLISARGEYVIFFDSDDLMSKDCLSNIYRKARETRAEILAFGYDVVDFNGQTIRRFEDKYQYLCEPTDGRTVLLLMMKNKTWLWTGSVLYNKSFLRKHMHKYQAGATNGEDVEFTMKALYVAEKVVFEEQSLAKSVIRIRSASRINDYRHFHTVGALRRLRRFLEAHGAQREIMEMMDSNLIPRAYVGAIASLALGGFPSRKLINLMNVQIISEQIRRYEGQSMKDKLVKVLLMHFPNLYFSYLRYKGKRL, from the coding sequence ATGGACAAAAGGTTGTCCACTTCAGCAGGTGTTCAAGAAAATGTGGCCGTCACAGTGGTGGTACCTGCATACAATGCTGAGAGATTTATTGAAAGAACGCTCAGGACCATCATAGCCCAGCAAGGCGTAGATTTCGAAGTGATAGTTGTCAACGATGGATCAACAGATGGCACAGAAGAAGTGGTTAGGTCAGTGCTAGATTCATCTCAAAACTCAGCGACTTTCTCAAGGATAATTAGAACAGAAAACTCCGGCGTTAGTTCGGCAAGGAACATGGGTCTGATTTCCGCTAGAGGAGAATACGTTATATTCTTCGACTCAGATGATCTAATGTCAAAAGACTGCCTAAGTAACATATACAGAAAGGCTCGTGAGACGCGGGCTGAAATTTTGGCTTTTGGATATGACGTTGTTGACTTTAATGGCCAGACGATCCGGAGATTCGAAGACAAATACCAATATTTATGTGAACCTACAGATGGAAGAACAGTCCTTCTTCTTATGATGAAAAACAAGACGTGGTTGTGGACGGGAAGTGTCTTGTACAACAAATCATTTTTGCGAAAACACATGCATAAGTACCAAGCCGGAGCCACAAACGGCGAAGACGTGGAGTTCACTATGAAAGCGCTCTATGTTGCAGAAAAAGTGGTATTTGAAGAACAATCTCTTGCAAAGTCAGTGATTAGGATTCGCTCAGCATCAAGGATAAACGATTACAGACACTTCCACACAGTAGGGGCTCTCAGAAGGTTGAGGAGGTTTCTGGAAGCACATGGTGCACAAAGGGAGATCATGGAGATGATGGATAGTAACCTGATTCCGAGAGCATATGTTGGTGCAATCGCGAGTCTTGCTCTTGGTGGATTCCCAAGTAGGAAACTTATTAATCTCATGAATGTCCAGATTATTAGTGAGCAGATACGCAGATACGAAGGACAATCAATGAAAGATAAGCTCGTAAAAGTCCTCTTGATGCACTTTCCGAACCTCTACTTCAGCTATTTGAGGTATAAAGGGAAGAGACTGTGA
- a CDS encoding glycosyltransferase, which yields MSRETPSVLIFSEMFPKPKSSSSGVFIVERLKALTELGVPFDFAPVSTFDNFPIRLVKKLKGYSPSESVKSVNLNEKHYPVLNVSLGLRDRIGLIRQEANSWVKYARGMATAIEKNKKIQEFRLLHAHRVFPEGYAALLLSEKYNVPYIVTAHGGEIHSISNNNKAFVKEVLEKAAKVIFVSKALMRDASEKLDYDKSNGIVIPNGVDTNVFKPMDKEEARRKMSLPLDKKIVGFVGNLMEVKGADRLPAIAEELMKLRSDVFFLIVGDGPLINTLRECMPTDLTHFAGRVEYELMPVVMNGIDVLVIPSRQEGFGTVILEARACGARVVGTNVGGIPEAIGDERLLSSNSEDLSEELAQRISWIISDELEFDTVSHCVPSYDWHEIARKERDIYEEIIGETAKSHR from the coding sequence ATGAGTAGAGAGACGCCAAGCGTACTGATCTTCTCAGAGATGTTCCCAAAACCAAAAAGCTCGTCTAGTGGTGTCTTCATAGTCGAGAGGCTTAAGGCGCTGACAGAGTTAGGTGTGCCTTTCGATTTCGCTCCGGTTTCTACATTTGATAACTTCCCAATTAGGCTTGTGAAAAAGCTGAAAGGATATTCCCCATCTGAATCAGTAAAGTCGGTGAACTTGAATGAGAAGCACTACCCCGTATTAAATGTCTCTCTTGGCTTAAGAGATCGCATTGGGCTGATTAGACAGGAAGCCAATTCGTGGGTGAAATACGCTCGGGGAATGGCAACTGCCATTGAGAAGAACAAGAAGATCCAGGAATTCCGTTTGCTTCACGCTCACAGAGTCTTCCCGGAGGGATATGCCGCTCTGCTGCTTTCTGAGAAGTACAATGTTCCATATATAGTTACCGCCCATGGTGGTGAGATTCACTCCATTTCAAACAACAACAAGGCTTTCGTAAAAGAGGTGCTTGAAAAGGCAGCAAAGGTAATCTTTGTGAGCAAGGCTTTGATGAGAGATGCATCTGAGAAACTGGATTATGACAAGTCCAATGGGATTGTCATCCCAAATGGAGTAGATACCAACGTATTCAAACCTATGGACAAGGAAGAGGCAAGAAGGAAGATGAGCCTGCCGCTCGATAAGAAGATCGTGGGTTTTGTCGGTAATCTAATGGAAGTGAAAGGAGCAGATCGACTTCCGGCAATCGCGGAAGAGCTAATGAAGCTCAGATCAGACGTCTTCTTCCTCATTGTAGGTGATGGCCCTTTAATAAACACGCTAAGGGAATGTATGCCTACGGATTTGACGCACTTCGCCGGCAGAGTAGAATACGAACTCATGCCAGTAGTCATGAATGGAATCGATGTCCTTGTCATACCCAGCAGACAAGAAGGTTTTGGAACGGTTATTCTTGAGGCTAGAGCTTGTGGAGCTAGAGTAGTAGGAACCAATGTGGGAGGGATACCGGAAGCCATTGGAGATGAGCGACTTCTCTCAAGTAACAGCGAAGACCTCTCAGAGGAGCTAGCTCAAAGAATTTCATGGATTATTTCGGATGAGCTCGAGTTTGACACTGTGAGTCACTGTGTGCCCTCATATGATTGGCACGAAATAGCTAGGAAAGAGCGGGATATCTACGAAGAAATTATAGGAGAGACAGCTAAGTCTCACCGTTAG
- a CDS encoding ATP-grasp domain-containing protein, which translates to MLTRLKRYFSIRILGNPDIRNPREDDVELYKPCDVIVDWPREKKKPFVGLTRDTNENPHWTKYRRFLKNNGFDFEIFEYHRSDWLEAAKNFDLIIWSPNSGPAELDEIKRKIYILEKKLGKKCFPDYETLLLCDDKVMSTYFLKMNGLPVADTFISNDYHEIEQMKTKFLFPLVSKRFHGASSREVDLIKNPAQLSRFSRRAFSFYGKKCSNAYFRQKNYVYLQRLVNGDGLDVRVNVAGNVVTGYFRKPKRNDFRASGSGIVIKEDLPLEAVEIALKTYGLIGKAMLGVDMMRDREGKFWIIEISPFIGVITPIQMKVDNVPGCYFLLEDGTLEFKKDNYWPQELAMKNFLERNYLLPEAEWKSNFVLSVVSEKKLKRNFKG; encoded by the coding sequence TTGCTTACTAGGCTAAAGAGATACTTTTCAATAAGAATACTGGGCAATCCCGACATCAGGAATCCAAGAGAAGATGATGTGGAGCTTTACAAACCTTGCGATGTTATCGTTGATTGGCCTCGAGAGAAGAAGAAACCATTTGTAGGATTGACTCGTGACACAAACGAAAATCCGCACTGGACAAAATACAGGAGGTTTCTGAAGAACAACGGCTTCGATTTCGAGATATTCGAATACCATCGTTCAGACTGGCTAGAAGCGGCAAAGAATTTTGACTTGATAATCTGGTCCCCGAATAGCGGTCCCGCTGAACTGGACGAGATAAAGAGAAAGATTTACATTCTCGAGAAGAAGCTGGGCAAGAAATGCTTTCCCGACTATGAAACGCTTCTCCTTTGCGATGACAAGGTAATGTCTACATACTTTCTGAAAATGAATGGGCTACCCGTTGCGGATACCTTCATTTCTAACGATTACCACGAAATCGAGCAAATGAAGACGAAATTCTTATTTCCTCTAGTTTCAAAACGTTTTCACGGCGCTAGCTCAAGGGAAGTAGATCTAATTAAGAACCCTGCACAGCTTTCCCGGTTTTCTCGCAGGGCATTCTCTTTCTATGGAAAGAAGTGCAGCAATGCATACTTTCGTCAGAAGAACTACGTTTACCTTCAGAGATTAGTAAATGGAGATGGCCTTGACGTAAGGGTGAATGTTGCAGGAAACGTAGTAACTGGTTACTTTCGGAAACCCAAAAGAAACGACTTTAGAGCCTCGGGTAGTGGAATAGTTATAAAGGAAGATCTTCCTCTGGAAGCAGTCGAGATTGCTCTGAAGACGTATGGCCTTATCGGAAAGGCAATGCTTGGAGTCGACATGATGAGGGACAGAGAAGGCAAATTCTGGATAATCGAAATCTCTCCATTTATCGGAGTCATTACTCCAATACAGATGAAAGTAGACAACGTTCCAGGCTGTTATTTTCTTCTTGAAGATGGAACTCTTGAATTCAAAAAGGATAACTATTGGCCGCAGGAATTGGCAATGAAGAACTTCTTAGAGCGGAACTACCTCCTTCCTGAAGCCGAATGGAAGAGCAATTTCGTCCTTTCAGTAGTGTCTGAAAAGAAGCTCAAGAGGAATTTCAAGGGCTGA